The bacterium genomic sequence TGGGCTCCTTCGCCCTGAACCAGATTGATCACGCCCGCGGGGAAACCCGCGCGCGCCGCCAGTTCGACGTAGAACTGTCCGACCGCCGGGGCGAGTTCGGACGGCTTGAGTACGATCGTATTGCCCGTGGCCAGGGCGGGGGCCACGTGGCCATTGACCAGATGGGCGGGGAAGTTGAACGGACCGTGTACCGACAGCACGCCGCGCGAATGCGCGCGCCAGCGTCCCAGTTGATTTGCCGTCAGTTCGACGCTGCGCTCGCGGACTTCTTCCATTCCCGGTCCGAGAGTGATGCCGATCTTCGCAATCATGGCCGCGACTTCGGTCTTGGCCTCCCAGAGCGGCTTGCCGATCTCGCGCGCGATCAGGTTTGCCATGCCCTCGCGTTCGGCTTCCATGGCTTCGGCGAAGCGCTGCAGGTAGGTCGCGCGTTCCGAGAAGGGAAGGTCGCGCCAGGCCGGCCAGGCGCGCCGCGCGGCATCGACCGCTGCGTCGACCGAAGCCGATGAGTAGGGAAAGGCGCCGGAAAGGGCATCGGTGTCGCCCGGATCTTCGAGTGCGATTTCTCCCTCGGTGTGTTCGGGTAGAACGAACTCCCCGTCGATGAAGTCGCCCCGTGCTTCGAATGGGGATGGATCAGCCATGGCTTTCTCCTCGCTTGCGTTTCGGGGGGAGCGGCGTCAGCGTCAGCTCGTCCCCCGGTGAGATCTCCAGTCGCTCCCATGCGTCCTTGGCCAGGCGCAGTCCGCCGGTGCACGATTCTGCTTTCGCGATCACGCCGCGCAGATGCCCACCTTCTTCGGTCATGACGATCGCATCCGAGGCAGCGTCACCGGGTTCGTTATCGATCAATGTGCCAAATAGCGTGCTGTTGATCGGGATCACGTCGTCGGTGTTCGCACCCACGAAAGGTCCGCCGTCGAACGGATCGATCTCGTCGATCGGCTCGATGCCCGCTCGCTCCAGCAGACTGAGAGCGGGTCGGGTCTCCTCGTGTACTTGCCCGAGCTGGGCCGCCACCTCCGCGTCTAGCAACGATGCGTAGAAGGGCACATCGGGAAACAGGTCGAGGATGAAGCTCTTGTCGGTGGCACTGAGGCGATCTGCGTCGGCGTAGCTCATGCCGGTGAAGTGGCGGCCGAAGGCGTCCCAGAAGGCGCTGCGTCCCCAGGCGTCGAGTGAAGCGCGCATCTCGGCCAGGACGCGATCTTCGAAGCAGCTGCGATGGCGCGCGATATAGGCGAAACGTCCCCACGATAGAAGTGTGCCGGGTCGCCCTCCGCGTCCACGCTCCTTCGGGTGCAGGACCAACGCGCCGAGTTCGGTCGGTCCGTCTGTCGTCGAACCGAGTTGCAGCATCTTGTGTCGCATGGTGCAGACGACGGTTTCCGAGTGACGCACCTCTTCGCCGACACGCAGGAACATATGCGGCATGCCGGGCGTGCCGTGCTTGGACAGGATCGCGCAGGTTCCCACGACCTGATCGGCTTCATTGACCAGTGCAAACTGGTATTCGCGTTCAGCGGATGCCGGTCCGGGCTGACCGAAGGCTCGCGTGGAGCGTTCCAGCCGGGTGGCGAGGAACTCTCGATCGGTCGGCAGGTTGGGACTGTCGAGGAATACGGCCAGTTCGAAGATCGCGTCGAGATCGTCGGGGACGGTGGGACGTATCAAGAACATCGCAGTTCTCCGCCGCTGCACAGCGCTTCGATCGTCAAGCGGTAAAGGTCGCGCGCCTGCGCCAGTTCCGAGATGCGCGTGTATTCATTGGGTCGGTGAACATTGCCTACCGAAGGTCCGGCACCCACGACCACCGCCTCCAGGCCGTTGGCCGAAAGCAGTCCGGCTTCGGTGCAAGTCGCCTTCGTGCCCAGATTCCGGCCGATCCCCAACTGCTCCTGTGCGCAGGCGACCGCCCGGACCAGTTTGGAGTTGAGCGAAGTGGCCAGCGCCGGGTTCGAACGGATGCAACGCACCTCGGCCAACTCTTCCAGTGGACGAACGGCTTCCAGCGGGTCGACTCCCGGGATGGGTCGAAGATCGAAGTAGAAGGAGACTCCGCCTTCGCAGGTCTCGACTCGGCCCAGGCTGCCGACACTGATGTTGGGGTCGAAGCCGATGTTCTTCAGTTCGGACAGCTGTTCCAGCAGGTCTCGCCAGCCGCGGTGAAACTCGAGCAGAGGTTTGGCCGCGCGCATCATCGGGGGGGGTGGCTCGGAGGATGACGCGCGAAGGGATGGAGCTGATGCGTCCGCCAGGCACGCGACCAGCTCACAGTGGTCGGGAACCTTGTTGACCGCGCCGCCACCCGAGATCGAAACGAATCCGGTGACGTCGGGCAGTGTGAGTCGCTCGAGGGCCGCTTCGATCGCATTGCAACCCAGATGCGGAGTACTCGAGTGCGCGGAGTGGCCCGCGAAAAGCTGTTCTTGGCAATATCCGGAATGAGCACCGCAAACGGCTTCGGCCCCCACGCGCGCCTCGAACACCGCGTAGCCCTTGTGCGCGTGAATGGCTTGAAGTTCCGAGGGTTCTCCGACGAGCGCGTAACGGAAACCTTCTGCCAGTCCCTGGTCGACCAGCCAGCGCGCGCCGACCAGACCGATCTCTTCGGCGAAGGTTCCCACCAGTCGGATCGGTCGCTGCAGGCGATCGCGATCGATCGAGGCCAGCGCGTGTGCCTTGCACACGAAGTCGACTTTCGCGTCCGCGGATCCCAACCCGTAGAGTCGATTGCCTTCTTCGGTCGGGGAATACGGGTCACCCCCGGTCGCGGTCCAGGCCTTTGCATCGCCCGGCGGCACGGTGTCCAGATGCGTGATCATCAACAGGCCGTCATCGCGATCGGCGGGGCCGATGTCGGCGATCACCGCGCGGTGTTGCACGCCGTCGACCACGACCGTCTCGCTGCGCGCAGGAATGCCCAGCTCCTCGAGGAGCTCGATTGCCTGCTCGGCAATCGCCTCGTTTCCCATTCGCGACACCGATGGCGTTGCGATGAAACGTTTGGCCCAGGTGACAAGTTCCAACATAAGCGTCAGCTCCGCGCATCGGCCCGGGAGCTCTCCGGCTTGACCGCATTCGCCAGCAGGCCACTCCTGAGACCGCACCCGGATCGGCCCAGCGCCGTCCGGGTTGCGACACGGCTGCCGATCAGCGCCACCGGCAGTTCCCGGTTCGATCAGATAAACGCTTTTAAAACAGGTATTTACGATGTTTCAGCGAGTTTTGAAACAGCTGTGTACGCGAACTCCGCAACCCCGGAAACCCAGATGAGAGCCCCGAACGGGGCGCAGCAAAGCGGAGGTAATCCAGATGTCGAACCCAGATACACAAGCGAAGTCCTTCACTCGTATTGGACGCACGGGCGTCCGAGTTCTTCTACCGGCAGGCCTGGTTCTGGGCCTGTTGATTGTCCTGGCGCCTTCGGGCGCGCGAGCCGGTGACGAGTTCGAAGACGGCTTCAAGAGCGAACTCGGGCGAATCGCCGCTCACGAGGCCTTTGGGCTGGGGAAAGGCGTGCTCGGCCAGGTGATCCACGGCGGTCACCAGCGCGCCGGTCGCCACGATGACCACCGAGGCGGGCATCGGGCTTCGCCCAAAAAGAAGCATCACCGCCCCCGCTATCGGGAGAACTGGCACTACGGCCATCGCGACAACCGGCACGGTCAATACTACCGATCGCACTCTCACTGGTCCCATAACTACAAGCGCCGGCATCGGCACTGGAGGCGGCATCATCACAGCGGACGCCGACACCATGGCGGTCACCACCGACACGGACGGAGCTGTCGCCACTAGCCATAGGCCGTGAAGCCCGGCCCCGGACGACCCGCGGGAGGCACGAGCCTCTCGCGGGTTTTCTGTTGGACCCCAAATTGCCGCGCTGAGAAGACTCGGCTCATTCGCGTAGGATCTGGCCGCCGGGTAGGATTTGGCCGCATGGCCGCCGCGGACAGAAGAGTGCAGGCCGGGGAGAAGCAGGAAATGGCGAAGGAAACGGTGGCGATACTCGGTGGTACCGGAGAGCAGGGGTTGGGGCTGGCGTATCGCTTTGCCAAGGCGGGTCGGTCCGTGGTGATCGGCAGCCGCAAAGCAGAGCGAGCCGTGACCGCTGCAGACGAGGTGCGCGAGAAAATCGAGGGGTGTGACATCAAGGGTTTCGAGAATGCCGAAGCCACCCGGGCGGCCGTAGGTGGCATCGTGATTCTATCGGTGCCTTTCGAGCACACGGCCGGAACCGTCAAGGCGATCCGGGACGAATTGACGCCCGAGACGGTCGTGGTTTCGATGGGTGTTCCGCTCGCGACAGCCGTTGGCGATGTGGCCGGTCGCGTGGTCGGGGTATCCCAGGGATCCTGCGCCGAGATGTGCCAGGCGCTGGTGCCCGATGGGGTGTCGGTGATCTCGGCGTTCCAGAACATCGGCGCGCATCGTCTGCTCGAACTGGATCAATCGGTGGAGTGCGATGTGATCATTTCGGGTGCGAAGCAGCCCCGCGAACGCGTCATGGTGCTCTGCGACGATATTCCGGGGACGCGTGCGATCAACGGCGGCCCGCTGTACAACGCGCGCTACGTGGAGCAGTGGACTGCGCTGCTGATCGGCATCAACATCCGCCACAAGATCCGCGAGGGTACCGGCTTCCGGTTGACCTATATCTGAATGCGCCCGAAGGCTCAGACCTCGAGTCCGACCGCTCGCATCAGTTCGAGTGCATTGCTATGTGTGACCACGCCTTCGCGGAGCGTGTAGTCGAACACCATCTTGCCGTCGACGAGCTGGTCTTCGAAGTGCACGTTTCTCGCGCGGGAGCCGATGCGTCCCACCATTTCGGTCAGTGCTAGATCGTGGGTCGTGATCAGGCCGATTGAACCGTGTTCGACCAGACCCGCCACGACCTCGCTCGCGCCGATACGCCGATCGTGCGAGTTCGTTCCCTGCAGGATTTCGTCGAGCATGAAGAGCAATGGAATCGGGCCTTCTCGCAGTTCGACCACTCGCTGCAGGCAAGTGATCTCCGCGTAGAAGCGCGAGGTGCCATCCTGGATCGAATCCTGGATGCGCAGTGACGCGCCCAGGGCCAGTGGCGATAGTGTCAGGTCCCTCGCACGCACCGGAGCACCCGCCAGCCCCATGGCCACACTGCTGCCGATGCTGCGCAATAGGGTGCTCTTGCCCGACATATTCGATCCACTGATCACGATCAGTGAGAGTTCGCCGTCCAGGCGCACGTCGTTGCGCACGCAGCGCTGTTCCGGAAGCAGCGGGTGTCCCAGATCGTGGGCATCGTAGTACGGTCCCGCGTCGACGATCTTCGGGAAGGCGTCGTCGGGGTGTTCGAAGGCGTGTCCGGCCAGATCATCCAGCGCTTCGAGCGTGCCGACGGCCTCGATCCAGGGCGCCAATCGTCGGCCGCAGTGACTGCGCCAGGTTTCGATCGCGTAAGCGAGATGCGTACCCCAGAGCAGGAATGGAGATAGCGGCGCAAACATCTGATTGCGCCGCGCGTCGAGCAAGGTGATCAGGCGATTGAGTCGCGCCACCTGAGCCGACGGAGGCAGACCTTCGGTGTCCAGTGTCGCGCGCAATTCCGCAAGCATCGGAGACTCGAAGTTCTCGGGCTCGATGCGCTCGAGCAGCGCGTACAGCAGTCCCAGGTCGGTCGCCGGTCGTTCGACGTCGTGAAGGACCGCGGAGACGCGTTTGCGCAGGATCAATCCGAAGACGCCCTGTATCGCGAGCACGCCAAACAAGGGACCGAGTCCGATTCCCCCGAAGATGCTCGCGGCCAGCGCGCCGAACATTCCCGCGCTCAAAGCCATCGCGAGCCCTCGGGCCGGACC encodes the following:
- a CDS encoding arginine N-succinyltransferase, coding for MFLIRPTVPDDLDAIFELAVFLDSPNLPTDREFLATRLERSTRAFGQPGPASAEREYQFALVNEADQVVGTCAILSKHGTPGMPHMFLRVGEEVRHSETVVCTMRHKMLQLGSTTDGPTELGALVLHPKERGRGGRPGTLLSWGRFAYIARHRSCFEDRVLAEMRASLDAWGRSAFWDAFGRHFTGMSYADADRLSATDKSFILDLFPDVPFYASLLDAEVAAQLGQVHEETRPALSLLERAGIEPIDEIDPFDGGPFVGANTDDVIPINSTLFGTLIDNEPGDAASDAIVMTEEGGHLRGVIAKAESCTGGLRLAKDAWERLEISPGDELTLTPLPPKRKRGESHG
- a CDS encoding M20 family metallopeptidase gives rise to the protein MLELVTWAKRFIATPSVSRMGNEAIAEQAIELLEELGIPARSETVVVDGVQHRAVIADIGPADRDDGLLMITHLDTVPPGDAKAWTATGGDPYSPTEEGNRLYGLGSADAKVDFVCKAHALASIDRDRLQRPIRLVGTFAEEIGLVGARWLVDQGLAEGFRYALVGEPSELQAIHAHKGYAVFEARVGAEAVCGAHSGYCQEQLFAGHSAHSSTPHLGCNAIEAALERLTLPDVTGFVSISGGGAVNKVPDHCELVACLADASAPSLRASSSEPPPPMMRAAKPLLEFHRGWRDLLEQLSELKNIGFDPNISVGSLGRVETCEGGVSFYFDLRPIPGVDPLEAVRPLEELAEVRCIRSNPALATSLNSKLVRAVACAQEQLGIGRNLGTKATCTEAGLLSANGLEAVVVGAGPSVGNVHRPNEYTRISELAQARDLYRLTIEALCSGGELRCS
- the npdG gene encoding NADPH-dependent F420 reductase, translated to MAKETVAILGGTGEQGLGLAYRFAKAGRSVVIGSRKAERAVTAADEVREKIEGCDIKGFENAEATRAAVGGIVILSVPFEHTAGTVKAIRDELTPETVVVSMGVPLATAVGDVAGRVVGVSQGSCAEMCQALVPDGVSVISAFQNIGAHRLLELDQSVECDVIISGAKQPRERVMVLCDDIPGTRAINGGPLYNARYVEQWTALLIGINIRHKIREGTGFRLTYI
- a CDS encoding DNA mismatch repair protein MutS yields the protein MLSNARLIVFGVGLIFVWLSLSRELFSAWWLALPVALFVALVLRHDSARRNHLRAERAVAHYEAGLARLDYRFTGTGKSGERYASPEHPYTGHLDLFGSGSIYELLCRAQTRAGEDRLAAWLSGPAAPDEIRARQGAVKELRDRLDLREDMAVLGPEVVAGLHPDPLVEWGTAERVLPGGPARGLAMALSAGMFGALAASIFGGIGLGPLFGVLAIQGVFGLILRKRVSAVLHDVERPATDLGLLYALLERIEPENFESPMLAELRATLDTEGLPPSAQVARLNRLITLLDARRNQMFAPLSPFLLWGTHLAYAIETWRSHCGRRLAPWIEAVGTLEALDDLAGHAFEHPDDAFPKIVDAGPYYDAHDLGHPLLPEQRCVRNDVRLDGELSLIVISGSNMSGKSTLLRSIGSSVAMGLAGAPVRARDLTLSPLALGASLRIQDSIQDGTSRFYAEITCLQRVVELREGPIPLLFMLDEILQGTNSHDRRIGASEVVAGLVEHGSIGLITTHDLALTEMVGRIGSRARNVHFEDQLVDGKMVFDYTLREGVVTHSNALELMRAVGLEV